A window of Pseudomonas denitrificans (nom. rej.) genomic DNA:
ATGATCGCGGTAGCCGCGGTCACCAGCTGATCGAGGTCAACGGCAGTCTGGCTGGCCTTGCCCTGATCCGGGTCCACTTCGGAGCCCATGTTCCAGTAGTAGGTCTTGTCGGCCTTGATGGAGATGGTGAGCACGCGGGAATCGTTATCCTGCGGCAGCGCTTCGCTGGAAACCTTGGGCAGATCAACCTTGACGCCCTGGTTGAGCATGGGCGCGGTCACCATGAAAATGACCAGCAGTACCAACATCACGTCGATGTAGGGCACCACGTTCATTTCCGCGACCGGCTTGCGCTTGTGACGAACTCTTGCCATGACGGCTTACCTCTTGGTCGTCGATCAATCGTCGCTGGTGTGCACTTTGCGGTGCAGGATCGCCTGGAACTCGTCGGCGAAGGTGTAGTAGCGACCGATGAGCATTTCCGAGCGGGCGGCGAAACGGTTGTAGGCGATGACCGCGGGGATGGCCGCGAACAGGCCGATGGCGGTGGCGATCAGTGCTTCGGCGATACCCGGCGCCACGGTGGCGAGGGTGGCCTGCTGCACGGTGGCCAGGCCACGGAAGGAGTTCATGATGCCCCACACGGTGCCGAACAGACCGATGTACGGGCTGGTGGAACCGACGGTGGCGAGGAACGGCAGGCTGGTTTCCAGCTTCTCTTCCTCGCGGGAAATGGCGACGCGCATCGCGCGGGAAACGCCTTCCATCACCGCATCCGGGTCAACGCCGGCCTGCTGGCGCAGACGGGAGAATTCCTTGAAGCCGGCACGGAAGATCTGCTCGACCCCCGAATCCGGATCGGGGTTGCTGCCCGCCTGACGATAGAGTTTGGACAGGTCAATGCCCGACCAGAAGCGCTCTTCGAAAGTTTCCAGGGCCTTCTTCGCCGAGCGCATCATGTTGCTGCGCTGGAAAATCATGATCCAGGAAGTGACCGATGCGGCCACCAGGGTCAGCATCACCAGCTGTACCACGACGCTGGCGTTACTGATCAAGCTCCACATGGAAGTATGGTCGACGACGTTCGGTTCCACGTTAATCTCCTGCTGAAAGGGTGTCCGGACTGCCGGCAAATGCCGCACGCAACACATCTGGGATAGCGCGGGGTTTCAGGTTGTCCGCCCGCACGCACGCCACCAGGAATCGCCCCTCGCAGAGCAAGGTCGAATCCGACGCCCGTCGAACCTGTTGACGAAACTTCAGGCTCGCACGGTTCAACTCCTCCACCTCGACGCTGACAAGCAGCTCGTCATCCAGGCGGGCCGGCGCGTGATAGCGCGCCTCAGCCGAATGAACGACGAAAAGCAGGTTCTCCCCCGCCAGCTGTGACTGGGCGAAGCCCAGATCACGCAGCCGCTCGGTACGAGCCCGCTCCATGAACTTGAGGTAGTTGACGTAGTAGACGATGCCGCCGGCATCGGTGTCCTCGTAATAGACCCGATACCGCTGCTGGAACGGCTGACCCCCGTGTTGCGCGCGCATACTCTAGAACCAAGTAAAGACTTTGCCAATCGGCAATCGTCTACAAATGCAATTAATTACCATCTTCAGGGACGAACAGATCCGATGTCGTCCCCTCCCCCATCCGCTTCGGCACATTCAAGCCGAAATGCAGGTACGCATGCCGGGTCACTACACGCCCCCGAGGTGTGCGCATGATATAGCCTTGCTGGATCAGATAGGGCTCCAGCACGTCTTCAATCGTGTGTCTTTCTTCGCTGATGGCCGCCGCGAGGTTGTCGATCCCCACCGGGCCACCGTCGAACTTGTCGATCATGGTCAGCAGCAGGCGGCGATCCTGGTGATCGAAGCCTCTTTCATCCACGTCCAGCAGGTTCAGCGCCTTGTCGGCGATGTCGCTGCTGATGTGGCCGGTGCCGCGCACCTCGGCGAAATCCCGCACCCGCCGCAGCAGGCGGTTGGCGATCCGCGGCGTACCGCGTGCGCGCCGAGCGATCTCGTAGGCGCCCGCCGGCTCGATCTCCAGACCGAGAATGCCCGCCGAACGGGCGACGATGCTGGACAGGTCGTCCACACCGTAGAACTCCAGACGCTGCACGATACCGAAGCGGTCACGCAGCGGGTTGGTCAGCATGCCGGCGCGAGTGGTCGCCCCCACCAGAGTGAAGGGCGGCAGATCGAGCTTGATCGAACGCGCAGCCGGGCCCTCGCCGATCATGATGTCCAGCTGGAAGTCTTCCATGGCCGGATACAGCACTTCCTCGACGATGGGCGAGAGGCGGTGAATCTCGTCCACGAACAGCACGTCGTTGGGTTCGAGGTTGGTCAGCAGCGCCGCCAGATCGCCAGGCCGCTCCAGCACCGGGCCGGAAGTGCTCTTGATCGAAACCCCCATTTCCTGGGCGATGATGTTCGCCAGGGTGGTCTTGCCCAGGCCGGGCGGGCCGAAGATCAGCGTGTGATCCAGCGCCTCCTGGCGCCCACGGGCCGCCTGGATGAACAACTCCATCTGTTCACGCACCACCGGCTGACCGACGTAGTCGGCCAGCTTCAGCGGGCGGATGGCGCGGTCGAGCTGCTCTTCGCGGTCACGACCGGTTACAGAGGAGATCAGGCGATCGGCTTCGATCATCGATGGCTACCTAGACCATGCCCTTGAGGGCACGACGGATGAGTTCTTCGCTGGACAAGCCTTCCTCCTGCACGGCGGCCACGGCGCGGCTCGCCTCCTGGGGTTTGAAGCCCAGTGCGATCAGCGCACTGACCGCATCGGACTCGGCGCTTGAGACTGCGGCAACCAGTCGGGGTTCCACCACCAACGGCGCGATGGAAGGAATATTTTCCCACGCCTTGAAGCGATCTTTCAGCTCCACCAGCAGGCGTTCGGCAGTCTTCTTGCCCACGCCCGGAATCTTCACCAGGGTGGAAGTATCCTGCGCCTGCACGCAACGCACCAGCTCATCGACTTCCAGCCCCGACATCAGCGCCAGCGCCAGCTTCGGGCCCACGCCATTGAGGCGGATCAGCTCGCGGAACAGCTCGCGCTCGCGCTTCTCGGCAAAGCCGTAGAGCAGGTGGGCATCCTCGCGCACCACGAGGTGGGTGTGCAGGGTCACCGGCTCGCCCAGGCTCGGCAAGCGATACAGGGTGGTCATCGGCACTTCGAGCTCGTAGCCCACGCCATTCACATCGACGATCAGGTGCGGCGGTTGTTTTTCCGCCAGGGTGCCACGCAGGCGTCCAATCACGGGTGTTTGTCCTTGCTCAATGTTTTTCCGGATATCACAGGCGCAAGCGTCCGCCACGTCGGCGGGCGCCTACCAGGCCGTGTGGCACCAGGCTCTGCCGGGTGTGCGCGTGGCACAGGGCGATGGCCAGGGCGTCGGAGGCGTCGATCTGCGGCTTCTGCACAAGCTTGAGCAAGTGCATGACCATCATCTGGACCTGCTGCTTGTCCGCACCTCCGGTGCCGGCAATCGCCTGCTTGACCTGGCTCGCCGTGTACTCGGCGATCTGCAAGCCTTCTTCCGCTGCCGCGACTATCGCCGCGCCGCGCGCCTGCCCCAGCTTCAACGCCGAGTCGGCGTTACGCGCCATGAACACCTGCTCGATGCCCATCATGGTCGGCTGGTAGGTCTGGATGACCTCGCGCACGCCACGGAAGACGATCTGCAGGCGCTCGAACAGTTCGCCGTTGCCGGTACGGATGCAGCCCGATGCCACGTACTCGCAGCCACGGCCGGTGTCGCGCACCACGCCGAAGCCGGTTATCCGTGAACCTGGGTCGATACCGAGAATCAGGGTCATGTCCGTCCGATCAAACCTTGTCCGTAACCTGTACTTCAGATAACAAAAACCGGAAGCGGGAGGCGCCGCTGACGACCACTCCCGCTTCCGGCTTCAGACCAGCGCCGGTGGAGGGATCAGCCCAGCTGGGCCATCACCTCGTCCGGGATTTCCGCATTGGAGTAGACGTTCTGCACGTCGTCCAGGTCTTCGAGCATGTCGATCAGCTTGAGGACCTTCTGTGCGGTGTCCAGGTCCAGGGTCGCGGTGGTCGACGGGATCATGGTGATCTCGGCGTCGTCGCCCTTGAAACCGGCTTCGGTCAGCGCTTCATTGACCGAGATGAAGTCGACGAAGGTGGTGAAGACGTCGATGGAACCGTCATCGTTGACCACCACGTCGTCGGCGCCGGCCTCCAGCGCGGCATCCATCAGGGCTTCCTCGTTCACGCCCGGCGCATAGCTGATCTGGCCCTTGCGCTCGAACATGTAGGCCACCGAACCATCGGTACCCAGGTTGCCGCCGCACTTGCTGAAGGCATGACGCACTTCGGCCGCGGTGCGGTTGCGGTTGTCGGTCATCGCTTCGACGATGATCGCCACGCCGCTGGGTGCGTAACCTTCGTAGGTCAGCTCGGCCATGTTGTCCGCTTCGCTGGAGCCCACGCCACGCTGGATGGCGCGATCGATGGTGTCGCGGGTCATGTTGGCGGTCAGCGCCTTGTCCACGGCCAGGCGCAGACGCGGGTTGTCCGCCGGGATCCCCCCGCCCTGCTTGGCAGCGACGGTCAGCTCACGGATGAGCTTGGTGAAGATCTTGCCCTTCTTGGCGTCCTGACGTTCCTTGCGGTGCTTGATGTTGGCCCATTTGGAATGACCAGCCATAACTCACTCCGTATCGCTTGTTTGCTTCGCTCGCGGCGCCCGGTTTGCGGGCGCCGCGGCAATCTGGATCGACTTACTCGGCGGCCTTCTGCTGCTCGCGCAGGCGGATGTTCAGCTCGCGCAGAGCCTTGGCATCCACAGTGCCCGGAGCCTGGGTCATGACGTCGCCGGCGCTCTGGGTTTTCGGGAAGGCGATGACTTCGCGGATCGAGGCCGCGCCGGTCATCAGCATCACCAGGCGGTCCAGGCCGAAGGCCAGGCCACCGTGCGGCGGTGCACCGTACTTGAGGGCGTCGAGGAGGAAGCCGAACTTCTCTTCCTGCTCCGCATCATCGATGCCGAGCACGCGGAACACCGCCTGCTGCATGGACTTGTCATGAATACGGATGGAGCCGCCGCCCAACTCGGTGCCATTGAGCACCATGTCGTAGGCACGGGACAGCTTGCCGGCCGGGTTGGCCTCCAGCTCTTCCGGGGTGCACTTGGGCGCAGTGAACGGGTGGTGCAGGGAAGTCAGGCTGCCGTCGTCGTTCTCTTCGAACATCGGGAAGTCCACGACCCACATCGGCGCCCACTCCTTGGTGAGCAGGTTGAGGTCATGGCCGACCTTGATGCGCAGCGCGCCCAGGGCGTCGCAGACGATCTTGGCCTTGTCGGCGCCGAAGAACACGATGTCGCCATCGACCGCGCCAACGCGATCGAGGATCTCGTTCAGGTTCGGCTCGGCGATGTTCTTCACGATCGGCGACTGCAGGCCTTCCACGCCCTTGGCGCGTTCGTTGACCTTGATGTAGGCCAGGCCCTTGGCGCCGTAGATGCCGACGAACTTGGTGTAGTCGTCGATCTGCTTGCGCGGCATGCTCGCACCGCCCGGAACGCGCAGGGCGGCAACGCGGCCCTTCGGATCGTTGGCCGGGCCGGAGAAGACCTTGAACTCGACGTCCTTCAGCTGATCGGCCACGTCGACCAGTTCCAGCGGGATACGCAGGTCAGGCTTGTCCGAACCGTAGCGGCGCATGGCCTCTTCGAACGGCATGTGCGGGAATTCGTCGAACTCGACGTTCAGCACTTCCTTGAACAGTTGGCGAACCATCTTCTCGGTGATCTCGATGATGTCGCTTTCTTCGAGGAAGCTGGTTTCGATGTCGATCTGGGTGAATTCCGGCTGACGGTCGGCACGCAGGTCTTCATCGCGGAAGCACTTGGCGATCTGGTAGTAGCGGTCGAAGCCGGCCACCATCAGCAGCTGCTTGAACAGCTGGGGCGACTGCGGCAGGGCGAAGAAGTGACCCGGGTAGGTACGGCTCGGCACCAGGTAGTCACGCGCGCCTTCCGGCGTCGGGCGACCGAGGATCGGGGTTTCCACGTCGAGGAAGCCGTTGTCGTCCAGATAGCGGCGGATGCTGCTGGTGATGCGCGCACGCAGCTTCAGCTTGGCGGCCATCTCCGGGCGACGCAGGTCGATGAAGCGGTAGCGCAGGCGGGTTTCCTCGCCCACGTCGGAGTATTCATCCAGCGGGAACGGCGGGGTTTCGGCCTGGTTCAGCACTTCCAGTTCATGTCCCAGCACTTCGATGGCACCGGAAGCCATGTTCGAGTTGCGCGCGCCTTCAGGGCGCAGGCGCACCTTGCCGGTGATCTTCACCACGTACTCGCTGCGCACACGGTCAGCCTTGGCGAAGGTCTCGACGCGATCCGGGTCGAATACCACCTGGGCCAGACCTTCACGATCACGCACGTCGAGGAAGATCACCCCGCCGTGGTCGCGGCGACGGTGTACCCAACCGCAAAGAGTGACTACCTGGCCGTCCAGGCTCTCGTTCAACTGGCCGCAATAGTGGCTGCGCATCATGGTGTGTTTCGCTTCTCGAAAGTCTTGAATTCTAGGGAACCGCTCATTCGCTGGCGGAGCAGGCGCCGGCACCGCAACCGGTGGCCGGACAGACCGCTGGAGCATCGCCGGAGGCCAGGTTCTTCTTCGCTCCGGTCTTGAAGTCGGTCTCGTACCAACCGCTGCCGCCCAGGCGGAAGCCCGGAGCCGACAACATCTTCTTCAATTCGGGAGCCATGCAGGCCGGACAATCGACCAACGGCGCATCGCTGATCTTCTGCAGCGATTCCAGCTGATGCGCGCAGGACTGGCACTGGTACTCGTAAATCGGCATGGAACACCTTGGCTGTGTAACGCCGCGGGTCCGCGTCCCGCGGCAAAGAGGCCGATTATAGCCTGAAAAATCCACGGGTTGCAGCCGGACTCCGGTGGCGGAAAAGCCAGCCGGACGCACAACCTTTTAATAGAAAAGCTCAATCGATTGCCTTGATATAGACCAAGAGCTTCGCACCTGCACCGGTGATAGCCTCGAACCCAACGCCTTGAATCACCCATGCCACAATGAGGAGATCGCCATGGACATCGATATCGGAATCGCCAAACAGGATCGCGCCGCCATCGCCGACGGCCTGTCCCGTCTGCTGGCCGACACCTACACGCTGTACCTGAAGACCCACAACTTCCACTGGAACGTCACCGGGCCGATGTTCAACACCCTGCACCTGATGTTCGAAGGGCAGTACACCGAACTGGCACTGGCCGTGGACAGCATCGCCGAACGCATCCGCGCCCTGGGCTTCCCGGCGCCGGGCACCTATGCCGCTTACGCGCGCCTGTCCTCGATCAAGGAAGAAGAAGGCGTGCCGGACGCCCAGGAGATGATCCGCCTGCTGGTGCAGGGCCAGGAAGCCGTGGTGCGCACCGCGCGCAGCATCTTCCCGCTGGCCGACAAGGTGGCGGACGAGCCGACCGCGGACCTGCTGACCCAGCGCATGCAGGTACACGAGAAGACCGCCTGGATGCTGCGCAGCCTGCTCGCCGAGTAACCCTCTCCCTTTATAAGCAGCCGGCCAGAAAGCCGGCTGCCTCCCCCTACGAATGGCCTAAGCGGTTGATTTGAGAAGGCAAGTGGTTTGCGGTTAAATACCTGCCGTGCGTTTCTCGCATAGGCCGCCCGGCACGCTTTCATTTTTCCTTTCTGGCGTCGCACCCGGGGCTGGCTGCTTCTTTATATCGTTACCCGCTCAAGGTGAATCCGTAGCCATGTTGAAGATCGTCCATCTCGTGACGGGCGTTGCCGCACTCTTGCTGTCCTTGATCCCGAGTCTGCGTAGTGATGCCCTGCCCTACCTGCAACAGAGCGATGCCATCTACCTGGCGCTGCTCGGTCTGACCAGCCTCCTGCTCGCCCCGGGCAGCAACCTGAAACAGCCTTCGGCCCTGCAAGGCCTGGCCACTGCCCTGGTGGTTCTGGCCGTGGTGCTGCAGGTGCTGATCCTGCTCGCCCCACTGCCCTTCATCGGCGAACAACCGGCCATCGTGCTGCCGCTGCTGAGCCTGGCTGGCGCAGTCGTGCTGCAGTGGGCCGCCAACCTGAACCCGGCTCGCCCCCACGCGCCCATCGAAACCTTCCTCGGCGAGAACCGCGAAACCGGCACCGTGAAGTGGTTCAACACCTCCAAGGGCTTCGGCTTCATCTCCCGCGACTCGGGCGAAGACATCTTCGTCCACTTCCGCGCCATTCGCGGCGAGGGTCACCGCATCCTGATCGAAGGGCAGCGCGTGGAGTTCTCGGTAGTCCAGCGCGACAAGGGCCTGCAGGCGGAGGACGTGATCGCCGCCCTGCCCAACCGCCGCTGATCCACAGCCCCATGACAAAGCCCGCCAATCGGCGGGCTTTGTCATTTCTGCACTGATTAACCAGTGCGGCTCAATAGTGCGGCGGCGGAGCGTCATCTTCCGCGACGCCAACCTGGCCCTGCAGGTCTTCCAGGCGCTTGAGCAGCGCTTGCATCTGCAGACGGGTGCGCTCGATCACCCGCTCCTGCTCGTAGACCACGTCGCTCAGGGTCTGCAGTGCGTCATCCTGAAAGGCCAGCCGGCTCTCCAGGTCCATCACTCGAGTCTCCAGATCCATCATTCACTCCTGGCTGAAGCGAAAGCCATCGCCCAGCGCCATGCGCAGTTTCTCGCGCACCCGCGCCAGTTCTTCTTCTTTATAGGGAACCGCCGGGTGCTTGCCCCAGACCGGCCCCGGCCAGGCGACATCATCCTGCTTGCGCACAATCACATGCACATGCAGTTGGCTGACGACGTTGCCGAGATTGGCCACGTTCATCTTGTCCGCATCGAAAGTGTCCTTGAGCATTTCCGCCAGTTGAGTCGCTTCGCGCCACAACTGTTGCTGATCGGCGGAATCCAGCTGGAAGATTTCACTGACGTCTTCGCGACGCGGAACCAGGATGAACCACGGGTACTGCGAGTCATTCATCAACAGCAGGCTGCTCAGCGGGAAATCACCCAGCGCAACGGTGTCCTGCTGGAGACGGGAATCCAGGGCGAACATAAGACCTCTCCTGTTCGACGAGCCTTGTTTAAGCCTAGCCCCACAGGGGAGCCGAAGGGCGCGAAGAATACTAGAGAGCCCTTCCGGCGAACATGCCCGACCGACGCATCGTGCCGGAGCACGCCCTTTGCAGCGTCGCACCAGGATCGTGCATGACGCGGATTGGCATATCCCGACAACAGGCGCGTGCAGGAATCTGCACGGCAATCACGGCAATCAGCAGCGAAAAATCGTTTAAACAGCTACAACTACGGGATGCCAGAAAACGACATGCGTGCTCGTGGATGTTGCAAATCCCCAACGGAAGCCGTGAAATGCGTCAACGCGTCGCAAGACGAACACTGTGAAGGCGGCTCCGGGCATTTGTGCACGGTTGTTGCTAGAGGCAAGGACAGCGCACCGACGGCCACCCCTTTGGGAGAAGTGGACGCGGAGGCGAGAGAACTTAAGAAGTGGTCAATGGAATAGAGAACCACAAGGACTGAAGCATCAATGAAGCAATCAGGGGGCAATCTCTTTTTGCAACATGAGAACTGCTTGAATGCGACATGCGTCATGCAGCTTTGCGACAGCTCCGTAAAGATTTTGTGTGTTCATTTGGGCAACTATCGCCAACTGAACACGCGTGCTATAAGTTAGCGCCGACAAAAAAAGAAAGAGCCGTCACCGCGGCATTAGTGATGGCGAATAATTTCAAAACCAAAGGAGCAATCACAATGAAAGTGATGAAGTGGAGCGCCATCGCCCTGGCCGTTTCTGCAGGCAGCACACAACTGGCAATGGCCGAGCCCTTCGTAGGCAATCAGGCTGACGCTAAAGGCTTTGTCGAAGACAGCAGCCTGAACTTCCTGGTTCGTAACTACTACTTCAATCGCAACAAGAAAGACGGCGCCACCGATGCCCGTGACTGGACCCAGGGTTTCTGGGCCAATTACAACTCCGGCTTCACCCAAGGCACCGTTGGTTTCGGTGTTGACGCCTTCGGCTACCTGGGTCTGAAACTCGACGGTGGCAGCGGCTACGGCGGC
This region includes:
- the ruvB gene encoding Holliday junction branch migration DNA helicase RuvB, translated to MIEADRLISSVTGRDREEQLDRAIRPLKLADYVGQPVVREQMELFIQAARGRQEALDHTLIFGPPGLGKTTLANIIAQEMGVSIKSTSGPVLERPGDLAALLTNLEPNDVLFVDEIHRLSPIVEEVLYPAMEDFQLDIMIGEGPAARSIKLDLPPFTLVGATTRAGMLTNPLRDRFGIVQRLEFYGVDDLSSIVARSAGILGLEIEPAGAYEIARRARGTPRIANRLLRRVRDFAEVRGTGHISSDIADKALNLLDVDERGFDHQDRRLLLTMIDKFDGGPVGIDNLAAAISEERHTIEDVLEPYLIQQGYIMRTPRGRVVTRHAYLHFGLNVPKRMGEGTTSDLFVPEDGN
- a CDS encoding SlyX family protein, whose protein sequence is MDLETRVMDLESRLAFQDDALQTLSDVVYEQERVIERTRLQMQALLKRLEDLQGQVGVAEDDAPPPHY
- the ruvC gene encoding crossover junction endodeoxyribonuclease RuvC, whose product is MTLILGIDPGSRITGFGVVRDTGRGCEYVASGCIRTGNGELFERLQIVFRGVREVIQTYQPTMMGIEQVFMARNADSALKLGQARGAAIVAAAEEGLQIAEYTASQVKQAIAGTGGADKQQVQMMVMHLLKLVQKPQIDASDALAIALCHAHTRQSLVPHGLVGARRRGGRLRL
- a CDS encoding cold-shock protein, which produces MLKIVHLVTGVAALLLSLIPSLRSDALPYLQQSDAIYLALLGLTSLLLAPGSNLKQPSALQGLATALVVLAVVLQVLILLAPLPFIGEQPAIVLPLLSLAGAVVLQWAANLNPARPHAPIETFLGENRETGTVKWFNTSKGFGFISRDSGEDIFVHFRAIRGEGHRILIEGQRVEFSVVQRDKGLQAEDVIAALPNRR
- the ybgC gene encoding tol-pal system-associated acyl-CoA thioesterase, translating into MRAQHGGQPFQQRYRVYYEDTDAGGIVYYVNYLKFMERARTERLRDLGFAQSQLAGENLLFVVHSAEARYHAPARLDDELLVSVEVEELNRASLKFRQQVRRASDSTLLCEGRFLVACVRADNLKPRAIPDVLRAAFAGSPDTLSAGD
- the tolQ gene encoding protein TolQ, encoding MEPNVVDHTSMWSLISNASVVVQLVMLTLVAASVTSWIMIFQRSNMMRSAKKALETFEERFWSGIDLSKLYRQAGSNPDPDSGVEQIFRAGFKEFSRLRQQAGVDPDAVMEGVSRAMRVAISREEEKLETSLPFLATVGSTSPYIGLFGTVWGIMNSFRGLATVQQATLATVAPGIAEALIATAIGLFAAIPAVIAYNRFAARSEMLIGRYYTFADEFQAILHRKVHTSDD
- a CDS encoding YebC/PmpR family DNA-binding transcriptional regulator, with protein sequence MAGHSKWANIKHRKERQDAKKGKIFTKLIRELTVAAKQGGGIPADNPRLRLAVDKALTANMTRDTIDRAIQRGVGSSEADNMAELTYEGYAPSGVAIIVEAMTDNRNRTAAEVRHAFSKCGGNLGTDGSVAYMFERKGQISYAPGVNEEALMDAALEAGADDVVVNDDGSIDVFTTFVDFISVNEALTEAGFKGDDAEITMIPSTTATLDLDTAQKVLKLIDMLEDLDDVQNVYSNAEIPDEVMAQLG
- the tolR gene encoding protein TolR, with translation MARVRHKRKPVAEMNVVPYIDVMLVLLVIFMVTAPMLNQGVKVDLPKVSSEALPQDNDSRVLTISIKADKTYYWNMGSEVDPDQGKASQTAVDLDQLVTAATAIMAQNSSQGKKVQVFVRGDKAVDYGSVMAVMGGLQKAGVGNVGLITEAPGS
- a CDS encoding Dps family protein → MDIDIGIAKQDRAAIADGLSRLLADTYTLYLKTHNFHWNVTGPMFNTLHLMFEGQYTELALAVDSIAERIRALGFPAPGTYAAYARLSSIKEEEGVPDAQEMIRLLVQGQEAVVRTARSIFPLADKVADEPTADLLTQRMQVHEKTAWMLRSLLAE
- a CDS encoding FmdB family zinc ribbon protein, with the protein product MPIYEYQCQSCAHQLESLQKISDAPLVDCPACMAPELKKMLSAPGFRLGGSGWYETDFKTGAKKNLASGDAPAVCPATGCGAGACSASE
- the ruvA gene encoding Holliday junction branch migration protein RuvA, encoding MIGRLRGTLAEKQPPHLIVDVNGVGYELEVPMTTLYRLPSLGEPVTLHTHLVVREDAHLLYGFAEKRERELFRELIRLNGVGPKLALALMSGLEVDELVRCVQAQDTSTLVKIPGVGKKTAERLLVELKDRFKAWENIPSIAPLVVEPRLVAAVSSAESDAVSALIALGFKPQEASRAVAAVQEEGLSSEELIRRALKGMV
- a CDS encoding HIT family protein — protein: MFALDSRLQQDTVALGDFPLSSLLLMNDSQYPWFILVPRREDVSEIFQLDSADQQQLWREATQLAEMLKDTFDADKMNVANLGNVVSQLHVHVIVRKQDDVAWPGPVWGKHPAVPYKEEELARVREKLRMALGDGFRFSQE
- the aspS gene encoding aspartate--tRNA ligase, which codes for MMRSHYCGQLNESLDGQVVTLCGWVHRRRDHGGVIFLDVRDREGLAQVVFDPDRVETFAKADRVRSEYVVKITGKVRLRPEGARNSNMASGAIEVLGHELEVLNQAETPPFPLDEYSDVGEETRLRYRFIDLRRPEMAAKLKLRARITSSIRRYLDDNGFLDVETPILGRPTPEGARDYLVPSRTYPGHFFALPQSPQLFKQLLMVAGFDRYYQIAKCFRDEDLRADRQPEFTQIDIETSFLEESDIIEITEKMVRQLFKEVLNVEFDEFPHMPFEEAMRRYGSDKPDLRIPLELVDVADQLKDVEFKVFSGPANDPKGRVAALRVPGGASMPRKQIDDYTKFVGIYGAKGLAYIKVNERAKGVEGLQSPIVKNIAEPNLNEILDRVGAVDGDIVFFGADKAKIVCDALGALRIKVGHDLNLLTKEWAPMWVVDFPMFEENDDGSLTSLHHPFTAPKCTPEELEANPAGKLSRAYDMVLNGTELGGGSIRIHDKSMQQAVFRVLGIDDAEQEEKFGFLLDALKYGAPPHGGLAFGLDRLVMLMTGAASIREVIAFPKTQSAGDVMTQAPGTVDAKALRELNIRLREQQKAAE